The Meles meles chromosome 6, mMelMel3.1 paternal haplotype, whole genome shotgun sequence DNA segment tattcttctcctatccccctaaccccccatgttgcatctccacatcctcatatcagggagatcatatgatagctgtctttctccgattgacttatttcactaagcatgataccctctagttccatccatgttgtcacaaatggcaagatttcatttcttttgatggctgcatagtattccattgtgtatgtataccacatcttctttatccattcatctgttgatggacatctaggttctttccatagtctggctattgtagacattgctgctataaacattcgggtgcacatgccccttcgtatcactacgtttgtatctttagggtaaatacccagtagtgcaattgctgggttgtaaggtagctctattttcaacattttgaggaatctccatgctgttttccagagtggttgcaccagcttgcattcccaccaacagtggaagagggttcccctttctccgcatcctcgccagcatctgtcatttcctgacttgttaattttagccattctgactggtgtgaggtgatatctcattgtggttttgatttgtatttccctgatgccgagtgatgtggagcactctttcatgtgtctgttggctatctggatgtcttctttgcagaaatgtctgttcatatcatctgcccatttcttgattggattgtttgttctttgggtgttagagtttactaagttccttatagattttggatactagccctttatctgatatgtcgtttgcaaatatcttctcccattctgtcagttgtcttttggttttttcaactgtttcctttgctgtgcaaaagcttttgatcttgatgaaatcccaatagttcctttttgcccttgcttcccttgcctttgccaatgttcctaggaagatgttgctgcggctgaggtcgaagaggttgctgcctgcattctcctcaaggattttgatggattcctttctcacattgaggtccttcatccattttgagtctattttcatgtgtggtgtaaggaagtggtccaatttcttttttctgcatgtggctgtccaatattcccagcaccatttattgaagaggctgtcttttttccatttgacattctttcctgctttgtcgaagattagttgaccatagagttgagggtctatttctgggctctctattctgttccattgatctatgtgtctgtttttgtgccagtaccatgctgtcttgatgatgacggctttgtaatagagcttgaagtctggaattgtgatgccaccaactttggctttctttttcaaaattcctttggctattcgaggtcttttctggttccatataaattttaggataatttgttccgtttctttgaaaaaaatgggtgggattttgatagggattgcattaaatctgtagattgcttaaTGTTCTATTCTCTAAATTTACTAACTACTTATAATGTTCTATCCTCTAAATTTACTTCTAAGAAACATTTGAGACTAGCCCCCAAAGATGTATTCACTTCCTAACCCTTAGAATCTACGAATATCAACTTATGTGGCAAAAGATATGATGGAGTTAAGGATCTTTAGAAGAGGAGCTTATCCTGGTTTAAACAGGTAGGGTCTAAAGGCAATCACACGCATTTACAAAATATAGGCTGAAGGAGTTTTCAGAGACAGTGAAAATAAGAGCAAGACAgcagggtgggggagcagggcaggatgcagcattatctacaataaccaaattgtggaagcagccaagtgtccatcaatggataaatggataaagaagatgaggtatatgcatacaatgagatattactcagccatagaagagaatgaaatcttgccatttgcaacaacatgggtggaactagagagtataatgctaagtgagataagtcagagaaagacaaataccataggatttcactcatatgtgaatttaagaaacaaaacaaatgaacgagttaaaaaagagacaaatccaAAAACAGACCCTTAAGTATAGAGAAGagagggttaccagaggggaggtaagtgggggatgagtgaaataagtgaaagggattaagagtacacttaccttaatgaacactgagtaatgtatagaattgttgaatcactatactgtacacctgaaaataatatatctgtatgttaactatactggattttttttaaagaagggagagaggaaagaagagaagagaggataTGGTGTGAAGGGGTCAAAGACTGGAGAAATGTGGCTACAAACTGAGAAATGCCAGCAAGCCGTCAGAAGCTAGGAGAGGCAAGAAACTCATTCTTCCCTAGACACTCTGGAAGGAGCACTGCACCTTTATTCAGACTTGTGGCCTCTGGAAccatgagagaatacatttcttgttgttttaaggcacgcactttgtgataatttgttatagcagctacTGGAGACTAATACAATGAGCATTTGGAGAATTTCATGTGAACTATCCACTGACTTCTTTAGACTAACTTATTGTAAAAATAGTGGCCCATAGAACAGGAGGGCctacttcaaaataatttattatttggaaaGTTTCAAAAAAGAGACCTAAGCAGAACACCAAGGGATTATGAGACCAAGGACAAGATGGAAAGTGAGCCATCACTAATACAGAGGGTCAAACTAATAGATTAACTGGATGGTTTTCCACAAAAGGGGAAATAATACTTGTTGCGAATTTACTATAAGCCAGGTACTATGCAAGGAATAGTCATGCATAATCCAGTAAAGAAACCAGGGCCTAATATCATGTGGTTACTGCAATGATATAAACTTAAATTATTTAGAATCCTTGCTGTTTCTACTATTTTATCTGCTTCCACAAAGTTTAGCTTGAGAAGCATCACTTCCCTGAAACATCATTATAATGACACTATATTCCTCTTCTCTGAGAACCACTCCCAGTCCCCATTTACTTTCAGGAGTGAGCACTTTGCCTCTATCTATCACAATTTTAATAAGGCTTAATTTAGTGAGGAGGTATTTGGCAATGGAGAAGAatggaaacagaagaaaggagTCACAGAgtcagaacaaagagaaaagagaaagtaaatacAAATCATTACACTATAGAAAACTACAATCATTGGGAAATAATGAACTTTCAGAGTCCACAAAAAGGACAGATAAGGATAAAAAGGTAAGTAAGCATGAAGTATAAAGTAAGCAGAAAGCATAAAGTAAGCAGAAAGATGAGAGACATAGGAAGAAAATTTAACTAAGTGaaggataaaaattaaatactaaaattcCAAAAAGTCATTTCAGCCTCAAATTTTAATAGCTGTAATAACAAATTCGCTTACACTAATTTCACCCAAACCCAGTAATAATAAAGTGATAacaatacaaaacacaaaaagtgGAGGATTAAAGTTTCATAGTGTGaaggatctgaaaaaaaaatacgcTGTTGAAGGAAACATGCACACATTTCTCTgtcccttaatttttttctaaatctattCCCACTGTCTGCCTATGTAATTCCCTACCAGAGCTTTGCAGCTGGTCCCCACTGGGGCTTAAACAGACTCCTCTCtgtgtttccatttaaaaatctttatttcaatAGGTGGGCCTAGAGCATCTGCACTTCCAAAATTACCACACAACTGATCCAAAATGATTGAAACAAAATTGGTTTCAAAAATTGCCCTTAGGCTGAAAAGAAGATGAAGGCTAACATTTAAACCTAAAGAAACATTTATCACAATTCTGTGGTCTGTAATAGACTTCTGTGGTTGTAATAGAAATGCTGACAGCTTGTTAATTATAGAAATGCTAGTGAACATCACTGTTATTCTTTTGAAAAACCTGACAAAAGActtcagttgtttttttgttttggtttggttttttggttgttttttttttttttttttttttttttacttaaaccaAGCGTTACAACATCTCAACACCAATCTCTCCTCCCCAAGAGGCTGGATTCAGTCCCATTTTCCTGTAGTATACAGTGTGATGACTCAGAGAAAGGTCTTCAATTAAACACAGACTCCAATGTTCCCACCCCCTCGAGAAGAAGTCCCAGAGTCACATTTGAGATTCAAAGCCTTTTTAGGGCTTGCAAGGGCATAAAACTTGACAAGACCCAGAATGGTTTAAATCTCTCTGGGATCTATGAACTAGAGTGCACCAACCTCTGAAAGTCACAGCAATGGGAAACAGCATAAGACCTTACACAGGGCAACCACCAACAAATATTCATGTGTGATTCAGATCCTTTGTGCTTAAACTCAACTGCAATTATTACCATCCTCCTTGGGTAAGGAAAGCGATGTATATAGTGGAGAGAGGTTTGAATCTGTCCAATCAACCAATCTCTGCCACTAATCATTGTATAACATGAGTAATCTTTTAGCCTCTTTGgtcttcatattttattcatttgtgaaaTAAAGAAGGGCTGAGCAATAACTTTCAACCATTGTTGCATGCCCCACCAATTACTCAAACAGTATAAATTCCAACATGATAGAAGCAAAACTCCACCTTTCCCAGagatatttctaaatatataagtATTCAGTCACCGTAAGTATCACTTATagtaaattttaagaaagaaataaaattacagtaGGCTCTCaggaaaagattttattgataCGGACTAGACCTAAGGTGAAATTAAAAGAGCACTGATTCCTTTGAAAGTGCTTCAACTccagaataaataattttaacagGTTTTGTTTGTCTACACCTTGTTGATtattttgagattctttcttgAAGCAGGGTTTCTCAACAGTGGTGCTATTGACATTGACATTTTGTTATAATTGTTTTGTTCATTgtaagatgtttagcagcatctctggcatCCACCAATCAGATGctagttgtgacaaccaaaaataccTTCAGGCATTACTAAATGTCCCCTGAAAGGGGGAGTAAAATTGCTCTCTGTTGAGATTTGCTGCTTTGACAGGTAAGATGTCACATAAATGTATTTCTATAATGtagtattcttatttatttatacctaTTTATATGAatcatatatattgtatataatttattacatattatatataatatgtaaataatatatattatgtaaatatttttatagtgcaatattttataaaactattttctgctggggcgcctaggtggctcagtgggttaaagcctctgccttctgctgaggtcatgatcccaggaccaaggcccccctccccacatcaggctctctgctcagcccggagcctatttccccctctctctgtctctgcctgcctctctgcctacttgtgatctatgtctgtcaaataaataaaaaaatcttaaaaaaaacaaacaaacctatttTCTGGTAGTCTCTGGACTACCAGGAGAATTTAGGTTTTTATTACAGGCTAATACCTCTATTTGATTTTACAGTATTGGAAGGAAATTATTTACTCATATAATACATGTAATTAATACATGTATGTGCCACACATATAATTTAACATGAATACTCTTTGGCTCATCCCAAAGGGCATAAACAAACTTATACTCTTTCacttctttaaattttaacatttctatgTATACTTTAGGAAGATACTTTGATCTTGGATTTGAAAATGGCCAAAAATAATCTgctagtagaaaaaaataaagttccagTAGAGAACTATGAATTAATCCTTCTTTCAGTCATTCAACTAATGTTCCATTACTGATAATAAAGTGTTTATAAGTGACACACCAGCTATATTTTTAAGCATTAATCCTTCAGACAAGAACCCACTGAAACATAGCCCTAAGCAATCTGTGCTGTGGTATAGTTAGTCCCATGCAGATTCAGACTTATGctacagaagcagaagaaagagagaaaagtgaaTTTAAGACTAtggatttaaaaagaagtatgaCTTGAAATATACTCTTTGGTTTAAATACAAATTCTCATTCAAAACCTAAGATTAACAATAAGATAGAGGTCAAAACAGAGTTGTATAGTCAgcctaacattaaaaaaaaaaaatactgctagtTCATCATTACTTTCAAATGGTACATTTTCCCATATTTAAGCTTATATAAATTTCCTCCACTTAACAACATAAGCAATtttgcatcatttaaaaaataactcataAATAATTGTGCTAATAACAGCAAAAATATTCTAATCACTTAAAATTAGATCAATATTTTAATTGTAATACTTTCCCCCAGTTAATTTTACAATGCCAGGAAATCTACAAAATATTCCTCAAATGGTGTTTGCTCTCAGGAATACACAATAAAGAGGCAACTCCATTCTTTGTTACAAGGTGCATAATGGCAAGGGAAGAATGCATGAAATAGAACAATCTACCTTGGTAACTAATTAGGACAGTCAGCACTTAAAAACTAGGACATTGAATTAATTCCCTAACCTAAAGATTTGGACTAccaaatacataaacatatatctTTATTTAAGCATATGCTATCATCTGAAAGTCAGAatactaaaaatgaataaatgtttgagAGTATAAATTTTTAATACTGTAAATTCAAAGACAGtaaaacctttttaaagatttctagatcttttttttatgttattctcACCCACCAGCAACACACAGCTTTGGGGCCCAGGAAAGGAAAACCAAGATCTCTCCCCAAATGTCAAAATGGACTTACACAAAAGGCTAGGACCTCATTGTCTTCCAGTCTATGACTCTCACATGCAGCACATATGTCTTCATCAAGGAATTCAGATGCACTCaattaccacattttaaaaatccctaacTGTGAAATTAtgtaggaaagaaaacaaaaatatatcatttattttacagGTATCTGATTTAGGAAAAGTCAAAGacaagagacaaaacaaaacaagggaatGAAATCTTGAGGTAAGATTGTATTGACCCCTAAGCAGCACTCTCCACTGGCAAATCATTCAGCAAGGTGTTAGCGGAGATCCACATGTCCCTCTACTCTAGAGGAGAATCGGAGAGGGCAAAATGAGGGAGCGACACTGATAAGCTCAAAAAGTCCCACTCTGAACATTTTTGGTACGAACCTCAATAATTTCTGCAGGGGTAGAGGGGTACTTTGCTCTGCTGCAGCCTCACTGAATAATTAAACACAATATGCCCAGGGACTTTGTCTTCTAAAAGCTTTTTTGTCCATATTTTTCCTGCTAAAGTAAAATTGAGTCTGCAGAGAACAGAATAGACGTCTTTGGATTCCTAGTGAGAATCAAGCATTTGCCTGCCCAAGGCCTCCCAAATCTACTAGCTGCAGACCAAccacagaaaactgaaaatcaggCTAAGGCTGCCACTAAGCTTTCTAAGGTTTCCTGGTAAAacgcaaaagaaaaataaagttgggaGTAGCAAGCAGGTAGTTGGTGCAAAGTTTCGAAACTGGTAAAAATCTATCCTTCCATCAAATTAAGAAAAGTCAACCCGAAACTCCAGCATTCATCTGGAGCTttaagggtggggtggggggtcaccGCCTTGTCCACAATGGTTTTTTTCCTAAGGAATCCAGTGGAGCTTCTCTCATTTCcagggacgggggggggggggggggggggggggggggggggggggggggggatgagggCGGGCATGCATTTCTTCTGTTTGTGAAAGTGATGAATGAATATGTGATCCTAAGTTTCCCAAGGGTGGTTTATTTCCTTTGAGTTAATAAAATTAAACCAAGTCCGCTGTGATAGGATAGGATCTCCTGATCATAGACGGAGGCCTCTAAACACTTTTCACACCGCCATACGCATGGTGTCCAGACACAGCGTCCAGCGGAACTGGGACTCTGTCGACCCTAAACAGCGCCCTTTTTCCTACGCTCCAGGCTCCAGGCGAAGCCAAGCCAGGATTTTGGTTCCAGCTGCCTGAGAGCCCCAAACACTCAGAAGCCAACATGCCTCTCCTCTAATATTTGTAGAACTATTATCCAAGAAATAGGATATTCCCATTTCCTGGATAGTGCACATAGACTGGAAAATTAACACGACTTTGCTCACAAAAACTAAGGGCAAGAAGCCAGCTTTCCCGAAATTTGTAGCTTTCAAATTGTTTAGCAAAAGGGTGGAGAGACGCAGTCCCGTGAGGTACCGCAACTTCTCACCTCCAGCGGCTAGGTGCAAGTGTTGGAGTTCTCTCTGGGCTCTGGGGCTGTAGGGTCTCCCAGACTTGCGGCTTCTGCCGCGCAGGAGAACGTGAGACCATTCTGCTAGGGGAAGCAGGCAGGAGAAACATCCTGAGCAAGGGGATGCTTTCCTTTCCGGGCCAGAGGTGCTGGGAACACAGCCTTCCCAGGTTCTGCTTCACCCCTGCGGGATCCCCATGGCCCGCTGGGTTTTCTACTCTGAGTTTTTAGGGGGCACTTTGTGTGCGATATTCCTCACTAAAGTTGTTCCTCCAGTGAATTCTGAAATCTCCCCAAGCTAGAGAAGATTTGTGCTTTGACATTATCTTCACCATCCTATTTGCCACTGCCTTGTCGCatttcaaacaaaaacaaaaccaaccaaacaaacccgagcccttaaaaaagaaagcctctcCGTGGAGGTGGCTGACAATCTCACAGAAATGATGTTAATGGTTGCAGGGTTCCCCTTCTACCCTAGCCaacctcagctttttttttttttttttttttttttttttttttttttttttactgtgaagATCTGTGAAAATAATATCAGGGTTTTCTGTCAGAACGAGCTTTGCCCTGCACTCAGGCGTAGCATAATCTGACCCGACACCTCCAACCATCTGTGCTATCTATCTGCCTTCTGATTTACCAGAGCTGTACAAGCCGCATACAAATTGTACTTGATACTAAAGAAAAGAGGGCCAGCCTAGTTCAGTTCCGGGGTTAACATTTCTATCTGATTTCTTTAGGGATAGGTCTCCAAAGATGGTTTTCCAGTCATTTTCATTGGACTCCcctttctcaattattttcttcaaactGAACAAGCCCCTATCAAAGGCTCAGGTGAGATCATggttttttttgacagagacctCAGAAAATGGTATGATGTGGATGTCAATTGGGAATCAATAGAAGTTGCCAATTCCGTCTGCTGGCCCTAAGGCAGAGCTGCCAAGAAGGCCCTTCCTCTCTGCAGGAGGGGTCAGTGCTCAGCGGCTTAGAAAGCATTTTCTGCCCCCCTTCCCATTGCtgtggttcccctttctctattttaCTTGCACTGAGTTTCTTTCGGACAAAAAGGCCAAGGCTAGAGTTTCTACTCCCAGCACAAGAGTTACATGTTCTAACACAGGGTAAGGCAAAATCAGCCTGCAAAAAGAACAaaccaatatttttaaatagatcttTGAAATAAGCTTTTAAGTTGCTGTCCTGACCTACCAGTGACTTCTCACTCTAGATGTGGCTATGCTGCACATTTGTTCAAGTCCATTAACCTGGGGGGGGGGCTGAAAAGTATAAACTTTGGGGGAGTACAACACCCCTAATCTTGAGTGTTTAACTTCAGGGTCAACACCTGTGTTATCAGGTGTGAGATTTGTTTTAGCCCGTATTTAAATTTTCAGGAGGCTTTTGAAGGTGTTGGGGATAGCCCAAACTGACCTCTTAACAGATCCCTGGTcctgttccttctgcttcagaTTCGCTTCCCACTCGGCTGCTTTGGCAGCTAGAAAAGAGGGAAAGCCGTGCGGGGATGGGTGCTGAGGGAAAAAATTAGGTGATCtattttcctcccttcccattcatgctccccccccccccaaagttttCTGTTTCGTTCCAATTAAACTTGGCGAATTCTCCGAGGATTTCGATTTGGCCCAGTCCTCATTGTCCTCTGGAGACCTCTTGACCCAGGCAGCGCATCACTCCAAAGTGGATTCCTGTAGCACTACTGCCTCATTTGGCTgagggtggggggtttggggggctcAGGGGTGGAGGAAGGCCGCAGGAGAAGGGTGTTGAAACGCAACGCTGctgttcttgcttttctttttctccgaGCCACTCTCCAGTCTTTTCCTCCTCCAGATTCCGCAAAATACTGAGGAAAAGTCCACGGGTGAACGGCGGGCGCTGTCGAGAGCTGGGAGGTGCTGAAAGGACCCGGGCGCACTGGTCCCAGTCTTGATTGGCAGAGCGGGCCAGTGACTGACAGGGGGTCTCCATGGCGCCCGCGCCGCCAATCCGCCCATTCCAGTAGCGGCGCCAGTTCGCCGGCCTGCGTGCCCTAACCGAGCCGAGCCGAACCTGGGCTGCCGAGCCGGCACCTCCTCCGATCCCTCCGGCTCGCTCGCTCGCATCCTTTGCGCCGCCGCAGCTGCCAGGGGCCGTGCGTCCCCGCTGCCCTAAGCCGCCTCACGGAGGAGAGCCTGTAGCACCCGGCCAGGCCCGCGGGCATCTGCTGCGTGTCCCGTTCCGTGCTCAGCGCCCTCACTGCAGTCGGCGCTGCCTCGATGTTCCAGCTGCCCATCTTGAATTTCAGTCCCCAGCAAGTGGCCGGGGTATGCGAGACTCTGGAGGAGAGCGGCGACGTAGAACGCCTGGGTCGCTTCCTCTGGTCGCTGCCCGTGGCCCCTGCGGCCTGCGAGGCCCTCAACAAGAATGAATCGGTGCTGCGCGCGCGAGCCATCGTGGCCTTTCACGGTGGCAATTACCGGGAACTCTACCATATCCTGGAAAACCACAAGTTCACTAAGGAGTCCCACGCCAAGCTGCAGGCGTTGTGGCTCGAAGCGCATTACCAGGAGGCTGAGAAGCTGCGTGGACGGCCCCTGGGGCCGGTGGACAAGTACCGTGTGAGGAAGAAGTTCCCGCTGCCGCGCACCATTTGGGATGGCGAACAGAAGACACACTGTTTCAAGGAGCGCACGAGGCATCTGCTACGGGAATGGTACCTGCAGGACCCATACCCCAACCCCAGCAAAAAGCGTGAGCTCGCCCAGGCAACCGGACTGACCCCTACGCAGGTGGGCAACTGGTTCAAAAACCGCCGACAAAGGGATCGGGCGGCTGCAGCCAAAAACAGGTCAGTACCTAGAGGCCTACGGGCCTTGCACTTTCCCCGGGTGGGGCAGGCGAAGGCACCCCGGGCGCCCTTACCCGGGGCCTGGCGACTTGGATCCGCAGGACTTGAGAGCTCAGTCTGTCTTCAGTTATGAGTCC contains these protein-coding regions:
- the SIX6 gene encoding homeobox protein SIX6, which produces MFQLPILNFSPQQVAGVCETLEESGDVERLGRFLWSLPVAPAACEALNKNESVLRARAIVAFHGGNYRELYHILENHKFTKESHAKLQALWLEAHYQEAEKLRGRPLGPVDKYRVRKKFPLPRTIWDGEQKTHCFKERTRHLLREWYLQDPYPNPSKKRELAQATGLTPTQVGNWFKNRRQRDRAAAAKNRLQQQVMTQGSGRALRAEEEGTPEVLGAAASPAVSLSSKAATSAISITSSDSECDI